The Chryseobacterium sp. G0186 genome includes the window GTAGTGACCGGAACTACGGGACTCCTCTACATTATGTTTCTGGCCGGACTGGAAATTGACATGGGTGATTTTAAAAAGAATAAATGGAAAAGTCTCACCTTTGGGCTTTATACCTTTATTGTTCCTTTCGTACTGGGGTATCTGGGAGGATATTATCTTCTTCACTTCTCCATGTTAACCTCTATATTATTTGCAAGTCTTTTCTCTTCTCATACCCTTATTGCCTACCCGCTAGTCAGTAAACTGGGTATTGCAAAAAACAAGGCAGTCAATATTACAGTGGGAGGAACAATGATTACAGATATCCTTGCCTTATTGGTACTTGCCATCATTGTAGGAATGTCTCAGGGAGATGTTGGAACAGAATTTTGGGTTAAACTTTCTGTTTCCTTTATCGTTTTTGCCCTGATCGTTTTGATTGTCTTTCCTATTATCGGACGTTGGTTTTTCAAAAGAGTTGATGACAAGATCTCTCAATATATTTTTGTACTGGTGATGATTTATCTTGCCGCAATGCTTGCAGAGCTTGCCGGGGTAGAAGCCATTATTGGGGCGTTTTTCGCAGGATTGGCGTTAAACAGGCTTATTCCCCATACTTCTTCTCTGATGAACAGGGTTGAATTTGTAGGAAACGCCATCTTTATCCCGTTCTTCCTGATCAGTGTAGGAATGCTGATTGATTTTAAGGTTTTCTTTAAAAGCTGGGAAACCCTTGAAGTAGCCGGAATTATGCTCGTAGCATCCATAGGAGGAAAATATGTGTCTGCTGTAGCCACTCAAAAAACTTTCAGATTAACCAAGGAAGAGGGAAAACTGATCTTCGGACTAAGCTCTGCTTCTGCAGCGGCAACCCTTGCTTCTGTAATGGTGGGTTACAACATCATCCTTTCTGAAACTGAAACCGGAGAACCCGTAAGACTATTGAATGAACATGTGCTGAACGGCAGTATTTTACTGATCCTGATTTCCTGTACCATTTCATCCTTTATTTCCATGGCCAATGCCCAGAAAATTGCTGAGGCAGACAATGAAGATACCGTTTCCGGAAACAGCCATGAAGAGGAAAACATTCTGTTGGCCATTAACCATGAAGAAACCGTTGAAAGGATGGTTAATCTTGGGATCCTGATTAAAGCTCATTCCAATACCGAAGATTTATTTGCCTTAAATGTCATCAATGAAGATAAAAATGAGTCTTCCGTTAAAAATGCAGAAAAACTGCTTCACCAGGCTACTGATACTGCGGCTGCGGCTGATGTTAAATTACAGGCTCTTAAAAGATATGATAACGACGTCATCAATGGGGTCAATAATGTTATTAAGGAACAGGACATCACAGATCTTATTATCGGTCTGGAAGATGAAAAAGGATTCTCACCCTCTTTTATCTATAATCTTTACAATGGCTATCTTCAGAATGATGATGTCAATATCTTGGTATACCATGCCGCACAACCTCTTTCTACCATTAAAAGATATGCTGTAATGATTCCCGAGAATGCTCACAAGGAAGCTGGATTCTTCCATTCCCTTTTAAGAGTTTGGAATATTGCCAGAAATTCTGGAGCTACGGTAGTTTTTTATGCTCCAGAAAATATTTTGGACATCCTTCAAAAGATCATCAAAAAAGCCAATATAGAAGCAGAATTCATCATCATGAATACCTGGCAGGATGGTGAAAAAACCGCTGCTCAGCTGAAAGATGATGAAGCATTGATTATTTTCATGGCAAAAAGAGGAATGCAATCCTACATTCCAAGGATGAGACTTATCCCGGAACTGTTGAACCGATATTTGAATGATAATAATTATCTACTGATCTTCCCATTCTCGGAATATGACAAAAACAGTCCGGAAATACGGTCTGTAGGAAACCACGGAGATTTTGTAGAAATCGGAAATGTGATTCAGAAAATTTTTAAATAACAACCATTATTTATTCAAATTAAAACGCACCAAAAAAATATTGAAAACAAATAAAGTATTCCTCTTAACAGCTGTTTTGAGTGCCCATTTATCCTTTGCCCAATTTGCAAAAATTGTAGATAAGGACGGCTATGTGAATCTAAGGGAAACCGGAGACGCCAAAAGTAAGATTATAGGAAAGATAAATTCTGACGAGATTGTCTATGTCTTTGAACCGGACCAGGCCAATCAAAACTGGCTTAATGTAGATTATAATGAGAAAACAGGTGGCTACATTCACAGTTCAAGAGTGAAATACATAGAATCCTATGAAGTGATCCCCCCAATGGTAAGGGACGAAAACAAAGCTGTTTTTAAATCCGGAAACATTAAAGTAGACATCCTTACCAGGAAATTCAATTATAAGGAAAATAAAAAGTTCTTTTCCACATCAGATTATAACGGACAAAAAATAGAGGATCAATATAAAGGTCAGCTGATATGGGGTACTGATGGTACCATTCCTCAAACCCAGTACCAATCGATTACAGTGCAGATTGGAGATCAGAAGATTAAGATTCCCAACAAGGAAATTGAAAATCTTTTCAATGTCAATAATGAAATGACAAATTGCTATTTTGACCGTAAAAATGATACTTTGTATATCACTATGCTTAACTCTGACGGAGCCGGCGGCTATGTGGCTCTTTTCAGGATCGTGAAAGGTGAATATAAGGATCGAGTTTTAAAGATGCCTTTTTAAAATCTATCTATCACTAATTAAGCAAATCTAGCAGATGATGAAAAAAAATCTGCGTAATCTCCAAAATCAGCGAGAAAGAATAAAGATAAAAGGCAGCTATATCCATATACAGCTGCCTTTTTTTATATTTTGAATTTCTATGATTCTGAAATCACTCTCACCATTCCTTTCACCATCACAAGCTTTTCCATAAGCTCTTCTCTGGAATCTGCGAGCACATTGATGTGCCCCATTTTTCTTCCTGGTTTGGTTTCTGTTTTTCCGTATAAGTGAATATAGGTTTCTGGTAATTTCAGGACCTCGTCCATTCCCTCATACACTACTTTTCCTTCATATCCTTCTGCACCTACCAGATTCAACATTCCACTATAAGTAATAGCATCCGTATCTGCTAATGGTAGATTTTTTACCACACGATACATCTGTTCAAACTGTGAATTTGTATTTCCCTCCTGACTTTGATGACCAGAATTGTGTAGCCTTGGTGCTGTTTCATTGACCCAGATTTTCCCTTCCTTATCAAGAAATAATTCGATGGCAAAAAGCCCAGGAGAGTTTACAGCACTTAAAAATTTCTCTGTAATGGCATCAATTTGTAACTGAACATCCTCTGTAAGAAGTACCGGACAAACATTGAAGTCCAACAAGTTTAGTTTTGGATCTGCAACCATCTCCGTTACCGGGAAAATATTGGTTTCTCCTTTTTCATTTCTCGCTACAATAACGGAAAGTTCCTTATCAATATCTACAAGACTTTCAATCACCGAAGCCTCTGTCCATAGATTTTGATAGTCATCTTCTGTTTTAATAACCTGTACTCCTTTTCCGTCATATCCTCCTGTATTCATCTTTTGAACAAATGGCAATGGCATGATGATCTTTTCATCACTGTTCCAAACCACCTGAAATTCCGGACTTGGGATACCATGGGTTTTATAAAATTCTTTCTGAAGAATCTTTTGCTGGATGGTTTTGATGATATTGGCATTGGGAACCACTTTTATTCCCTGTTTTTCCAGTTCAGCCAATGCATCAGCATTTACGTGCTCTATTTCAATGGTCACAACGTCCTTATCTTTTCCAAAGTTCAGAACCGTTTCATAATCATTAAAATTTCCCTGCGTAAAGTAAGAGATATTATGACATGGGGCATCAGAAGCCGGATCCAGTGTATAAAACTCATCATCGTACTTCAATGCACTTTGTATCAACATTCTTCCCAGCTGTCCGCCACCCAGAATTCCTATTTTCATTTTTTATTTTTATTAGATTTATTTCTTATTGAATTTTATCAATATTTAAGTAGCCCAGTCCCATTGGGTTTTCCTGGTTTTCTGCTTCGGATTTTTGAAGAACAATTGAATATTTTTCCTTCATGCTCTCCGGAAGAATATCGCTTACATTAAAAATGTCATCAATATCCACTCCATGTTTGTCATCAATATGGCTTACCGCTCCTTCGAATCCCATGGTTTGATAAAACTCAGTTGCTCTGGCCCTTTTCACGATCTCCCCCATTGATTGACCTACCATTAAATGCTGTTCGTGAAATTCTTCAAAAAAACCTTTCTTATAACCACCCAGATTAAGGAAATACAGTTGTTCATCAGATGATTTCTCACCTTTTTTTACAATCTTCACCTCATATCCGTCTGCAAACCTTACCTCCTGATAACAGTCCAGGTGAATTTTTCCATTGGCTTCCTTCCAGAAGTCTTTCATATTAGGAACCAGGTCCTTAAGATTCTCTGCAATTCCGAAAAATACGTCATGCTGCTCAATATTTCTTCCTTTGGGCGTTGCCCCAAGAATAATATAAAATAATTTCATTTCACTTTTCATGCATACAAAAATACGTTAAATTTATCTTTTTCAAATGTTTGGCAGACTACTACAATAATTTTATATTTGTAACATTAATTGTAGTATGTCAGAAATCATCATACTCTTCCTTGGCGCAATTTCCGCTGGTCTTTTAGGTTCACTTACGGGTTTAGGAGGAGGAGTTATTATCATTCCTTTATTAACGCTAGGTTTTGGCGTTCCAATGCATTATGCTATCGGTGCTTCCCTCATCTCTGTGATCGGGACTTCTTCCGGTGCGGCAGTAGCTTTCGTTAAAGAAGGTTTTACCAATATGAGAATCGGAATGTTTCTCGAAATAGCCACTACTGCAGGAGCCATTATTGGCGCCTTGGTTTCAGGAATGCTTAACCCAAATACCATTGGAATTATTTTCGCAAGTATTCTTCTTTTAACTGTTGTTTTAAATCTTAAAGGCAAACCTGACCATCAGGAGCCCTTAGTAAAAGGAAGTCTGGAGGATAAATTAAAACTTTACGGAACTTTTCCGGATAAAGGGATTTTAAAAAGCTATTCTGCAAGAAATACTGTGCCTGGATTTTTGATGATGATGTTTGCCGGAGCCATGTCCGGACTTTTAGGAATAGGTTCAGGAGCATTAAAGGTATTGGCAATGGATAATATGATGAAACTGCCATTTAAGGTTTCTACCACTACCAGTAACTTTATGATTGGAGTAACGGCGGTAGCCAGTGCACTGATTTACTTTCAAAGAGGAGAGATTATCCCTGTCATTGCTGCACCAGTTGTAATTGGTGTTGTGATAGGTAGTTTTATTGGTTCAAAAACGCTAATGGTATCCAAAACAAAAAAACTAAAGGTATTTTTTGCTATTGTTATTACCATTCTGTCTATTTATATGATGTATAACGGTATCAACAAAAGCTTCAGGTAATGAAAAAGAATTTTACAGATGTAGATCTGAACCGTTCCGTAGGAAATCTTCTGAGACTGGGAGTTATTCTTTCTGTGGCAACTTCATTAATAGGCTTTATCAAGTTATTTACTGAGGGGTTTGAAATGCCTAAAAAATACACCAATCTTGTGGTAGGTACTTCTTCTGAAAAGGTTTGGGGCCAGTTTTGGGACTCTTTATGCAAGGGGCAAGGAATGGGCATCATCCAACTGGGAATCCTTTTGTTGATTTTCACACCATTGATGAGGATTGTCTTTGCCTTGATAGGATATTTAAAAGAAAAAGACTACGTATATGTAGTCATTTCATCAATTGTTTTGGCAATTATGACAGTAAGCTTCTTTGCAGGCTACGCACATTAATTTTACATTTCATAAAACTCCAACGGTAGCTGATCGGGATCCTGGGTAAAGAAAAATTCTTTTCCGGTAAATTCATCTATACGGATCTCTTCACACTTCAATCCTTTCCCTGTCAGTTCGTTTCGTTTTTCTGTAACATTTTCAACGGAAAAAGCAAGATGCCTTAAACCACAGGCTTCAGGACGAGAGGGGCGTTGGGGAGAATCCGGAAAGGAGAACAGCTCAATCACATAATGATCTCCGATAGCCAGATCAAGCTTATAAGACTGTCTTTCTTCACGATAGACTTCACGAGCAATCCGTAAGCCTATAATTTCTGTATAGAATTTTTTTGACACTTCATAATCGGAACCAATAATTGCAATGTGGTGTATCTTCATTTTATTCTTTTAATCTTTAAATAATTTAGTTTTTACTACTGTATTTCTTTGCAGTTTTCCTTTCTTCGGGTATCAATAATATACTGGATTTTCCATTCGTTGTTCTGTTGTACCAATTGGAAGCTATTGGCTCCGCAATGGGAAAGTTTTCCTTTCAGATAAAAAGAATAAGGTGTAAATACACTGGCCAGATTACCATCTGTATGAACAGCTTCTACCACAATTCTCTCTTCCAGGTCATTTTTTGAAAACTTAGAAACAGAGGTTATAAATTCCTGTATATTATCACTTTTTACAGTTCCGTCCTTGGTAATGGTCTGTAAAATGGCATTGTCTGTAAAAACGGTTTTCATAAGTTCAGGATCTGCATTTTTCATGGCAAGAAACAGGTTATGAATAGGCTTTTCAATTTCCTTATTTTGCTGACCAAAAGCTGAAATACTGATCAGTAGCAACAGGGCTATAATTTTATTCATAGAATGGATTTAGATAGATTAAAAATAGATAAAATAAAATTTAAATTGATTAACAAATTTTAAAAATCATTTTTCTTAAATTGTAATCAAAATTATTTCATAACTTTTATATGTGGATTATTTATCTGACTTTGGCCATACTCCTTCTGGTCATTACAATACTGCCAAAAATTCAGCATTCTCACTGGATATTCAGAGTTCCGGAATTTGCTAAAATACAGGTTACATATCTTATCTTTTTCACTTTTCTATTAGGTTTTTTTACCGATTCTAAAGAATATTTATGGTATTACCAGGGCGTTCTGCTGGTCTTGTTTGTTCATCATAGCCATACGCTTATCAAGTACACCCGTTTCTACCCCGTAAAGAAGCACAGAGAGCGTCAAAAATCTTCTGATAAATTACATTTTATTTCAGCGAATGTCTATCAGTTCAATAAAGAGTATGAAAAATTCATTGAACTTGTTAAAAAGTATAATCCTGATTTTTTCATGACTATGGAAAGCAATGGTGACTGGGAAAAAGCAATGAGACCTTTAGAAAAAGAATATCGTTACCAGCATAAGGTGACCCTTGAAAACACCTACGGTATGCATTTCTATTCCAGAATAGAAATCAAGGAAGCCAAGACTCATTATTTTGTAGCTGATGATATACCAAGTATTGAGGTACATATGAAAACAGCTGATGGTTTTTCTTTTGTCTTCTTTGGAGTTCATCCGCCGCCGCCAAGTCCTACAGAAGAAGAAACTTCAAAGGAAAGAGATGGTGATCTTCTAAGCACAGCAAAATGTGTAAAAGACATCAAAAAACCTGTTATTGTAGTGGGAGACTTCAATAATGTTGCATGGTCAAGATCATCTGTACTTTTCAGAAAAACAAGCCATCTGATAGATCCGAGAATCGGGCATTCTTTTGTCTCCACCTTTCATGCGAAATACCGTCTTTTAAGGTTTCCTATCGATCTGATGTTTCACAGTGAAGATATTTTCATTAAACAGCTGAAGACATTGGAAAATTTTGGTTCAGATCATCTCCCGGTATATTGTGAGTTTTTCATAGATCATCAGAATGATGAACAGGAAGAGCTTATAGAAACAGCAACTTCTGAAGAGAAAGCAGAGGCCGAAATCATGATAGAAGAAGGAAAGAAAGAAGATGGTGAACGGGAAACTGTTGTTACTGAGGATTAAAAAAAGTGGGCTAAGTAAGGCCCACTTCTATTGAATATTATTTTTTATTTAAAATCTCATTATATCCTTCACTACTCCATTCTTTTGAGTGTGTTGTAATAATTCTGCTTCAATAAATGCTTGGATTTTCTCTTCAGAACCATTACTTGGGAAGAGAAGGTGAACATTAGCTCCTGCATCCAATGTAAAGAATAATGGCAATCCGGTTTCTCTTCTAAAATCCCAGATCTTATTGATAACCTCCAATGTTCCTGTTTTCATCAAAATAAAAGCAGGATCACTCATCATCATCATGGCATGAAGAGTAAGTGCTTCATGTTCCACCAATTTGATAAAACGTTCCATATCTCCGCTCTTCAGGATTTCCTTCATGGGAATAAAGTTTTCCCTTGCTTCCTGAAATCTTCTTTCTGCATAAGGATTGGTATTCATTAAGCCATGTCCTACCGTTGAAGAAACACTTTTTTGTCCTTCATGGATCAGTAAAACCCAATCATTAAAACTCTTGAATACTTCATGAATTTCAGAATCAGGATATTGTACTGCAAACAGGTCTGAACTTTCTTTAACCTCATCAGTTTCTCCCCAAACCACAAGTCCATTGTACAAGCTTCTGCATGCACTTCCGCTACCTAATCTTGCTAAAAATGAAGCTTTTCTAAGGGATTCTTCATCCGAATGGTTTCCTGTAAATTTTTCATCCAAAGCCATCAGGCATTTTGCAATCGCTCCAAATCCGGAGGCAGAACTTGCAATTCCTGAACTGTGTGGAAAGGTATTTTCTGTTCTGATGATGTATTTCCCTTTTAAGATCCAAGGAAGATACTTTTCTATATTTTTAAAGTATTTCTCAATTTTTTCAGCAAACTTCACTTCTTCATTTCCGGCAAGGAAAGTCTGCACAGAAAAAGACTCCTCTGCCAAAAACTCCACGGTAGTATTGGTTTTACAATGATTTAAAGTATAACTGATACTTGGATTAGCCGGAATCTGATTGTCATATTTTCCCCAATACTTAATCAGGGCAATATTGGAAGGGCAGCTTTCTGAAACCGTCTGTGTATAAATATTGAAATTTTCTTTTCCTATAAAATCTTGTGTTGTCATAGTTTAATTTAAGTGATAAAACTTTTTAACCACCCCGTCATTAATTTTCTGAATTTTCGCACCCCTCCAGAGGATGGGAATTTCTACGGTTTCAAATGTTATATTCGTAAAAATCAGAAATTTCTATAGAACATAAAGCTTCAAAGGGTATTCCGGGTAAAAAGTTTTATAATTAGTACATCTTTTCTATAATATCTGCATATTTTTTAAGAACTACATTCCTTTTTACTTTCAATGTAGGGGTGATTTCTCCGGTATTGATATCAAATTCTGCGGGCATTAAGGTGAATTTCTTCACTTTTTCATAGTCGGAAAGGTGATTTTGGAGCTCCTTTACTTTTTCTTTATAAAGGTTAATAATCTTTTCATTTTTTACAGTTTCCTCCCAGTTTGTAAAAGGAATATTATTCTTCTTGACGTAGTCCTGTAAAAACTCAAAGTTCGGAACAATTAATGCTGAAACAAACTGTCTTCCTTCTGCCACCAACATGATCTGCTGGATAAAATTATTATTGGTCAGAAGATTCTCAATCTGTTGCGGGGCAATGTACTTTCCGTTGGAAGTTTTCATCAGATCCTTGATTCTATCCGTGATAATCAGGTTTCCTTTATCATCAAACATCCCTGCATCACCGGTTTTAAACCAACCGTCTTCTGTAAATACTTTCTCTGTTTCCTCAGGTTTATTGTAATATCCCTTCATGATTCCGTTT containing:
- a CDS encoding nuclear transport factor 2 family protein translates to MNKIIALLLLISISAFGQQNKEIEKPIHNLFLAMKNADPELMKTVFTDNAILQTITKDGTVKSDNIQEFITSVSKFSKNDLEERIVVEAVHTDGNLASVFTPYSFYLKGKLSHCGANSFQLVQQNNEWKIQYIIDTRRKENCKEIQ
- a CDS encoding 5-(carboxyamino)imidazole ribonucleotide synthase, whose amino-acid sequence is MKIGILGGGQLGRMLIQSALKYDDEFYTLDPASDAPCHNISYFTQGNFNDYETVLNFGKDKDVVTIEIEHVNADALAELEKQGIKVVPNANIIKTIQQKILQKEFYKTHGIPSPEFQVVWNSDEKIIMPLPFVQKMNTGGYDGKGVQVIKTEDDYQNLWTEASVIESLVDIDKELSVIVARNEKGETNIFPVTEMVADPKLNLLDFNVCPVLLTEDVQLQIDAITEKFLSAVNSPGLFAIELFLDKEGKIWVNETAPRLHNSGHQSQEGNTNSQFEQMYRVVKNLPLADTDAITYSGMLNLVGAEGYEGKVVYEGMDEVLKLPETYIHLYGKTETKPGRKMGHINVLADSREELMEKLVMVKGMVRVISES
- a CDS encoding diphosphomevalonate/mevalonate 3,5-bisphosphate decarboxylase family protein, with translation MTTQDFIGKENFNIYTQTVSESCPSNIALIKYWGKYDNQIPANPSISYTLNHCKTNTTVEFLAEESFSVQTFLAGNEEVKFAEKIEKYFKNIEKYLPWILKGKYIIRTENTFPHSSGIASSASGFGAIAKCLMALDEKFTGNHSDEESLRKASFLARLGSGSACRSLYNGLVVWGETDEVKESSDLFAVQYPDSEIHEVFKSFNDWVLLIHEGQKSVSSTVGHGLMNTNPYAERRFQEARENFIPMKEILKSGDMERFIKLVEHEALTLHAMMMMSDPAFILMKTGTLEVINKIWDFRRETGLPLFFTLDAGANVHLLFPSNGSEEKIQAFIEAELLQHTQKNGVVKDIMRF
- a CDS encoding DUF1634 domain-containing protein; protein product: MKKNFTDVDLNRSVGNLLRLGVILSVATSLIGFIKLFTEGFEMPKKYTNLVVGTSSEKVWGQFWDSLCKGQGMGIIQLGILLLIFTPLMRIVFALIGYLKEKDYVYVVISSIVLAIMTVSFFAGYAH
- a CDS encoding SH3 domain-containing protein, coding for MKTNKVFLLTAVLSAHLSFAQFAKIVDKDGYVNLRETGDAKSKIIGKINSDEIVYVFEPDQANQNWLNVDYNEKTGGYIHSSRVKYIESYEVIPPMVRDENKAVFKSGNIKVDILTRKFNYKENKKFFSTSDYNGQKIEDQYKGQLIWGTDGTIPQTQYQSITVQIGDQKIKIPNKEIENLFNVNNEMTNCYFDRKNDTLYITMLNSDGAGGYVALFRIVKGEYKDRVLKMPF
- a CDS encoding sulfite exporter TauE/SafE family protein produces the protein MSEIIILFLGAISAGLLGSLTGLGGGVIIIPLLTLGFGVPMHYAIGASLISVIGTSSGAAVAFVKEGFTNMRIGMFLEIATTAGAIIGALVSGMLNPNTIGIIFASILLLTVVLNLKGKPDHQEPLVKGSLEDKLKLYGTFPDKGILKSYSARNTVPGFLMMMFAGAMSGLLGIGSGALKVLAMDNMMKLPFKVSTTTSNFMIGVTAVASALIYFQRGEIIPVIAAPVVIGVVIGSFIGSKTLMVSKTKKLKVFFAIVITILSIYMMYNGINKSFR
- a CDS encoding VOC family protein, coding for MKIHHIAIIGSDYEVSKKFYTEIIGLRIAREVYREERQSYKLDLAIGDHYVIELFSFPDSPQRPSRPEACGLRHLAFSVENVTEKRNELTGKGLKCEEIRIDEFTGKEFFFTQDPDQLPLEFYEM
- a CDS encoding cation:proton antiporter, producing MILLSIHNLSLPIEDPVLKFLLVLIIILAAPLLLNKIKVPHLLGLIIAGAIIGPNGFNVLSRDSSIVVTGTTGLLYIMFLAGLEIDMGDFKKNKWKSLTFGLYTFIVPFVLGYLGGYYLLHFSMLTSILFASLFSSHTLIAYPLVSKLGIAKNKAVNITVGGTMITDILALLVLAIIVGMSQGDVGTEFWVKLSVSFIVFALIVLIVFPIIGRWFFKRVDDKISQYIFVLVMIYLAAMLAELAGVEAIIGAFFAGLALNRLIPHTSSLMNRVEFVGNAIFIPFFLISVGMLIDFKVFFKSWETLEVAGIMLVASIGGKYVSAVATQKTFRLTKEEGKLIFGLSSASAAATLASVMVGYNIILSETETGEPVRLLNEHVLNGSILLILISCTISSFISMANAQKIAEADNEDTVSGNSHEEENILLAINHEETVERMVNLGILIKAHSNTEDLFALNVINEDKNESSVKNAEKLLHQATDTAAAADVKLQALKRYDNDVINGVNNVIKEQDITDLIIGLEDEKGFSPSFIYNLYNGYLQNDDVNILVYHAAQPLSTIKRYAVMIPENAHKEAGFFHSLLRVWNIARNSGATVVFYAPENILDILQKIIKKANIEAEFIIMNTWQDGEKTAAQLKDDEALIIFMAKRGMQSYIPRMRLIPELLNRYLNDNNYLLIFPFSEYDKNSPEIRSVGNHGDFVEIGNVIQKIFK
- a CDS encoding DUF1543 domain-containing protein produces the protein MKLFYIILGATPKGRNIEQHDVFFGIAENLKDLVPNMKDFWKEANGKIHLDCYQEVRFADGYEVKIVKKGEKSSDEQLYFLNLGGYKKGFFEEFHEQHLMVGQSMGEIVKRARATEFYQTMGFEGAVSHIDDKHGVDIDDIFNVSDILPESMKEKYSIVLQKSEAENQENPMGLGYLNIDKIQ
- a CDS encoding endonuclease/exonuclease/phosphatase family protein encodes the protein MWIIYLTLAILLLVITILPKIQHSHWIFRVPEFAKIQVTYLIFFTFLLGFFTDSKEYLWYYQGVLLVLFVHHSHTLIKYTRFYPVKKHRERQKSSDKLHFISANVYQFNKEYEKFIELVKKYNPDFFMTMESNGDWEKAMRPLEKEYRYQHKVTLENTYGMHFYSRIEIKEAKTHYFVADDIPSIEVHMKTADGFSFVFFGVHPPPPSPTEEETSKERDGDLLSTAKCVKDIKKPVIVVGDFNNVAWSRSSVLFRKTSHLIDPRIGHSFVSTFHAKYRLLRFPIDLMFHSEDIFIKQLKTLENFGSDHLPVYCEFFIDHQNDEQEELIETATSEEKAEAEIMIEEGKKEDGERETVVTED